The following DNA comes from Raphanus sativus cultivar WK10039 unplaced genomic scaffold, ASM80110v3 Scaffold3614, whole genome shotgun sequence.
ACAAGTCTTGAGTGTTCACAAGTGAAACCTTATAGTGAATAAGTTTCACTATGTTTCACAAAGATTGTGGTTTTGGAATTCTCGCCTATATTATACTCAAATTACAACACAAAAACAatcatgttttgatatataGTATACAAAGGGAAACTAATATATAGAGAATTCGTTTTAATTAATATGAGTTAAATGGGTACATAAGTAATAAGGTtaccttgaaaaaaaaaatatatatatatatatataaaagacaaaataaagGAATATTATTTAGCTTTAGGGAAAATGATGAATTGATTTCCCTCAAATTGTTGTACAATTAGATATGAATATGAAAATGATCCTCCCCtttgttgttatttatatttactttttagatGCAACCCATGTACTTTTCCATATATTaatagtattgttttattttgtagtttaatttgagtatgttttgtaattaagattacttttgaattttcagaggCATGAACCACATGGttaatttaaaaggaaattcGGGAAATTTATTACATCTAAAATGCTTTTTATAGAACCATATGTTTGGAGTGTTACACTGTAGAATTTagctaaaataagaaaataagttGTGAAATAAAAACGACATAGCTATTACTTCTATTAacgtaaatttttttttgtggtagGAGGAGCTGTGCTACCAACTCTTGAACATTGTTCTTTGAGAGGAAAAAATGGATAGATTGGAAATTTCGGCAAGCAATTGGCTTCGGCTTCCAAGAATGCTTTGCAACAAGCGGGGCCTATATGTCCGAATTTTCCTGTGAGTAAGGATGTATAAATTTCTATAATGCATCCTGGAACATTCATCACTGAAGACCAACATTTTGCTTCATCAGGTAATCCTGGAATACCCGGACTTGGTTGGAACGGGAGTGGAAAAGGAAATGGGATGGGAAACTGGGGTAGTTGAGCATTGGCAGAGACTACAAAACCCACAACCACCATTAGGTACCAGACATGTTTAATAGACATTATGAGATAatggaaaaagaagaaatatttcttcaaatatatgaatttttatcgAGTTTGTATTTTGATTGATGAACATAATGTATAATCCTTtgtctatttatattgaaagGAAAGAAGCTACATAAATGTCTTTGTACTTTTATGTGAAACTTAATTacctgttttcaaataatacaaaGCAGAAACCGATGAGActaacattattaaatataactggTGGACTCTTAAATCATGAAAAAACTGATCAGATTAGTCTAAAGTATACCGTTTTGTTTTGCCTTAATACTATTGTTTCAAATCATCTCCTATCTAAGCCAAATAGCTACCTTTCTCGCTCTCTCTTGAAGCCAGGGGTAATCTACCAATTTCTAGAGTCTTGATTGTATTTTGGCTCTCTATATGCTT
Coding sequences within:
- the LOC130506747 gene encoding uncharacterized protein LOC130506747, producing the protein MSIKHVWYLMVVVGFVVSANAQLPQFPIPFPFPLPFQPSPGIPGLPDEAKCWSSVMNVPGCIIEIYTSLLTGKFGHIGPACCKAFLEAEANCLPKFPIYPFFPLKEQCSRVGSTAPPTTKKNLR